One Chryseobacterium indoltheticum DNA segment encodes these proteins:
- a CDS encoding GLPGLI family protein: protein MKNLFSILFIAVFAFANAQESKESSNRFFYELTFKPKQDSAKLDKVITVLDITDKNRSVYQDYTVISQDSITKVEIEAMQKAGTYKDLSKSLKTPKFSARIHKFYPSMKVEYVDKVANGMTPVNIAYTEDLKFNWKISDEKQKIGEYNTQKATTEYGGRTWTAWFSSDLPFQDGPYKFSGLPGLIVKIEDAGKNYSWVLQGNKKIKDYNEFSYIESLMQATGGKPKELTREKFDKTFNDFKKDPFASVRPMMSQEIMSRPMPGTDGTIGDMMKKQEKMYKDFYNANDNPIEKANSISVGNLEKVGKEKDKK from the coding sequence ATGAAAAATTTATTTTCAATACTATTTATTGCTGTTTTTGCTTTTGCCAATGCACAAGAATCAAAAGAAAGCTCAAATCGCTTCTTTTACGAACTTACTTTCAAGCCAAAGCAAGACTCTGCCAAGCTCGATAAAGTAATTACCGTGTTGGATATTACAGACAAAAACAGATCTGTTTATCAGGATTACACTGTAATTTCTCAAGATTCTATTACAAAAGTGGAAATAGAGGCTATGCAGAAGGCCGGCACTTACAAAGACCTTTCAAAATCTCTTAAAACACCAAAATTTTCGGCGAGAATTCACAAATTTTACCCAAGTATGAAAGTGGAATATGTGGATAAAGTTGCGAACGGAATGACGCCAGTAAACATAGCGTATACAGAAGATTTGAAATTTAACTGGAAAATATCAGACGAAAAACAAAAAATAGGCGAATACAATACCCAAAAAGCAACTACAGAATATGGTGGTAGAACGTGGACTGCATGGTTTTCTTCAGATCTTCCTTTTCAAGATGGGCCATATAAATTCAGTGGACTTCCCGGTTTGATTGTGAAAATTGAAGATGCCGGCAAAAATTATTCTTGGGTATTGCAGGGAAATAAAAAAATTAAAGATTACAACGAGTTTTCTTACATTGAAAGTTTGATGCAGGCAACTGGCGGAAAACCAAAAGAATTAACAAGAGAGAAGTTTGACAAAACTTTTAATGATTTTAAAAAAGATCCTTTTGCTTCTGTAAGACCTATGATGTCACAGGAAATAATGTCTAGGCCAATGCCTGGAACAGATGGTACAATTGGGGATATGATGAAAAAGCAGGAGAAAATGTATAAAGATTTTTACAATGCAAATGATAACCCTATCGAAAAAGCAAACTCTATAAGTGTTGGAAATCTAGAAAAAGTAGGAAAGGAAAAAGATAAAAAATAA
- a CDS encoding DinB family protein, protein MDTLKQLKDELETEYQTTKSFFEIYPDDKNDYTPHSKSMKMMHLATHISEVFGWAGFMLNSSELDFAKSEIEPKHLTTKDELLTVLEENHKASQEALLKASENDLEPRWALKNDGHELASWTKYEAIRHSLNQITHHRAQLGVYYRLNDIELPGSYGPTADHPNF, encoded by the coding sequence ATGGATACCTTAAAACAACTAAAAGACGAGCTTGAAACTGAGTACCAGACTACAAAAAGCTTTTTCGAAATTTATCCGGATGACAAAAATGATTACACTCCGCATTCTAAAAGTATGAAAATGATGCATCTCGCTACCCACATTTCGGAAGTTTTTGGCTGGGCAGGTTTTATGCTTAATTCTTCTGAACTTGATTTTGCCAAAAGCGAAATAGAACCGAAGCATCTTACCACAAAAGATGAGCTCTTAACCGTTTTAGAAGAAAACCACAAAGCAAGTCAGGAAGCATTACTTAAAGCATCTGAAAACGACTTAGAACCAAGATGGGCTTTGAAAAATGATGGTCATGAACTGGCTTCGTGGACGAAATATGAAGCAATTCGCCACAGTTTAAATCAGATTACGCATCACAGAGCACAATTGGGAGTTTATTACAGGCTGAATGACATCGAACTTCCCGGAAGTTATGGACCAACGGCGGATCATCCAAATTTTTAA
- a CDS encoding carboxypeptidase-like regulatory domain-containing protein, producing the protein MKRKIYLFLMVFFSVITFAQKTVSGKITDEDGVAIPSASVTIEEPGKDAILAYGITNSKGEYKVTFTSSEPNVDLKVKAFNQKPLTKQISNSDQTLAFKLQSEATEIKEVQLKTKMITARGDTISYDLKAFDNKNDRTLADIMKKIPGIEVNADGTILYQGNAINKFYVEGKDLMEGGYGTITNSLPKDAISKLEVLENHQPVKMLQGKIPSDAAAINIRLKKSVTMTGRGEVGSGFGDPWLWNVKLTPMFFSKKQQWVVNYKTNNMGEQVENEGNILAFGSSWEGRRGNASQNNWLGVENASVPNLPVKRYLFNNVHYLSANYLTNIDSKKEWEFKANANYTNNAVERESNSVTRDFQQGTQYNTRFLNNFYTDKLKGELIFTKNAKKGFFKNTTTFSQFWNGDRAFAERNDRIGYRTGNESVQSPTSSFQNSLSTIIPWKEKMVNLKSYINYQDDRQTLEISPANYLQLPYKNLVKDTITNINFAGGSTALQDFRIRTLDTSHSANISFTAKGWTFTPEIGIDVSTDKLNTNFEGTAIPNPSITDDIPLNFNDLSYENDLTFAEITPRASITANYKSDAWNVWASLPVNFNNIKAEDAFRNVSKTLNKTTFTPNLFAQYSFASFFKASVNGNISNNFGDIQTAYAGYVLTSPSGFNVMNPKNPIPQTNTKSGGARLEYRNPLNNLFFNVGYRLSDTKNNLLASSAVNDLGFSVVEYIESENKRTNNSYYAEIGKYFPKFKTNASVTFNDTTSKSQSRRNNEDINTTNESNSLGFKFNNTYFSWMSVDFNFTKTWNKQSNGIISNDLGKTENYNHNLNVFFYPLESHTIGFYWDQINSNLGDTKLNNGFFDLSYQFSWTAKKVDFELKWMNIADKKVFERISVGDATITQTTMQLRPSQVMLSVKFNFK; encoded by the coding sequence ATGAAAAGAAAAATTTACCTTTTCCTGATGGTTTTTTTCTCTGTGATAACGTTTGCCCAAAAAACAGTTTCCGGAAAAATTACCGATGAAGATGGTGTGGCGATTCCAAGCGCAAGTGTAACGATTGAAGAACCCGGAAAAGATGCAATTCTCGCATACGGAATTACCAATTCTAAAGGTGAATACAAAGTTACTTTTACTTCATCAGAACCCAATGTAGATCTGAAAGTGAAAGCCTTTAATCAAAAACCCCTCACAAAACAAATCAGCAACAGCGATCAAACCCTTGCCTTCAAATTACAATCTGAAGCAACCGAAATAAAAGAAGTACAGCTGAAAACCAAAATGATCACGGCAAGAGGCGATACTATTTCTTATGATTTGAAAGCTTTCGACAATAAGAACGACCGTACTTTGGCCGATATCATGAAAAAAATTCCGGGCATTGAGGTAAATGCAGACGGAACGATTCTTTACCAAGGTAATGCGATCAATAAATTCTATGTTGAAGGTAAAGACTTGATGGAAGGCGGTTACGGAACGATTACAAACTCATTACCAAAAGACGCTATTTCAAAACTCGAAGTTTTAGAAAACCACCAACCGGTAAAAATGTTACAGGGAAAAATTCCTTCGGATGCTGCGGCAATTAATATTAGGCTTAAAAAATCTGTAACGATGACGGGTAGAGGAGAAGTAGGTTCCGGATTTGGTGATCCGTGGCTGTGGAATGTAAAATTAACGCCTATGTTTTTCAGTAAAAAGCAACAATGGGTTGTTAATTACAAAACGAATAATATGGGAGAGCAGGTAGAAAATGAAGGTAACATTCTGGCTTTTGGAAGTTCTTGGGAAGGCAGAAGAGGAAACGCTTCACAAAATAACTGGTTGGGTGTAGAAAATGCTTCTGTACCCAATCTTCCGGTCAAGAGATATTTATTTAATAATGTACATTATTTATCTGCTAATTATCTTACTAATATAGATTCGAAGAAAGAGTGGGAATTTAAAGCAAATGCCAATTATACCAATAATGCTGTAGAGAGAGAATCTAATAGTGTTACAAGAGATTTTCAACAAGGAACACAATATAACACAAGATTTTTAAATAACTTTTACACAGATAAGCTGAAAGGAGAGCTAATTTTTACTAAGAATGCTAAGAAAGGATTCTTTAAGAATACAACAACCTTTTCTCAATTTTGGAACGGAGACCGTGCTTTTGCAGAGAGAAATGATAGAATTGGTTACAGAACGGGTAACGAAAGCGTACAATCACCAACTTCATCTTTTCAAAACTCTTTAAGTACAATTATTCCGTGGAAAGAAAAAATGGTGAATTTGAAATCATATATTAATTATCAAGATGACAGACAGACTTTAGAGATCTCTCCAGCAAATTATTTACAGCTACCCTATAAAAATTTAGTTAAAGATACAATAACGAATATAAACTTTGCAGGTGGAAGTACTGCTCTACAGGATTTCAGAATTAGAACATTGGATACTTCACATTCGGCAAACATTAGTTTTACAGCTAAAGGATGGACTTTTACTCCAGAAATTGGGATTGATGTCTCAACAGATAAACTTAATACAAATTTTGAAGGAACAGCAATTCCTAATCCAAGTATTACAGATGATATACCACTTAATTTTAATGATTTATCGTACGAAAATGATTTGACGTTTGCTGAAATTACGCCGCGAGCTTCTATCACTGCAAATTACAAATCTGACGCATGGAATGTCTGGGCAAGTTTACCAGTAAATTTTAATAATATTAAAGCTGAAGATGCATTTAGAAATGTTTCAAAAACTTTAAATAAAACTACATTTACGCCTAATCTTTTTGCACAGTACAGTTTTGCATCATTCTTTAAAGCAAGTGTTAACGGGAATATTAGTAATAATTTCGGCGATATACAAACTGCTTATGCAGGATATGTTTTAACAAGTCCAAGTGGTTTTAATGTAATGAATCCTAAAAATCCTATTCCTCAAACCAATACAAAAAGCGGTGGTGCAAGATTAGAATATAGAAATCCTTTGAATAATCTTTTTTTTAATGTAGGTTATAGATTAAGTGATACCAAAAATAACTTATTGGCTTCGAGTGCAGTGAATGATCTAGGTTTTAGTGTTGTAGAGTATATAGAAAGTGAAAACAAAAGAACAAACAATTCTTATTATGCCGAAATAGGAAAGTATTTCCCAAAATTTAAGACTAATGCTTCAGTAACTTTTAATGATACCACTTCAAAGTCTCAGTCTAGAAGAAATAACGAGGATATTAATACTACAAACGAAAGTAATAGTTTAGGATTTAAATTCAATAATACTTACTTCTCGTGGATGAGTGTAGATTTCAACTTTACAAAAACTTGGAATAAACAATCAAATGGAATTATTAGCAATGATTTAGGAAAAACAGAAAACTATAATCACAACTTAAATGTATTTTTCTATCCTTTAGAAAGCCATACAATTGGTTTCTATTGGGATCAGATCAACTCAAATCTGGGAGATACTAAACTGAATAATGGTTTCTTTGATTTATCATACCAATTTAGTTGGACTGCCAAGAAGGTTGACTTCGAATTAAAATGGATGAATATTGCTGACAAAAAAGTCTTTGAACGAATCAGTGTTGGTGACGCCACGATTACTCAAACGACAATGCAACTCAGACCAAGCCAAGTTATGCTTTCAGTAAAATTCAACTTTAAATAA
- a CDS encoding GLPGLI family protein encodes MKKHLVCIVLFWICTFVKSQKVEFNPLVKATYQSFLKFSNNYPVKPQTFILIGNTKDYYFAGYKNYHKDLDLEEASKKGNGISLTAGDYFQERIIKKNGITNLFGMFRDERLRYEENVTLKWVLYSDTKIINGVKCQMAATNKYGRRWIAYFSTGHAIPIGPYKFTGLPGLIFEIYDTKNDYHFTLIKLEEYPNKFEFNLGGYKKFNKKDFLKASYNLEFTYAGFPMDADMRKEAEDIMTAKRKRYNNPLELKPFE; translated from the coding sequence ATGAAAAAGCATCTTGTATGCATAGTACTATTTTGGATATGTACATTTGTAAAATCTCAGAAAGTAGAATTTAACCCCCTAGTTAAAGCAACCTACCAAAGTTTTTTAAAATTTAGTAATAATTATCCGGTAAAACCACAAACTTTTATATTGATAGGAAATACGAAAGACTATTATTTTGCTGGCTATAAGAACTATCATAAAGATCTTGATTTGGAAGAAGCATCTAAAAAAGGAAATGGAATTAGCCTCACAGCAGGAGATTATTTTCAAGAGAGAATTATAAAAAAAAATGGTATAACAAATTTGTTCGGTATGTTCAGAGATGAAAGATTAAGATATGAAGAAAATGTTACACTAAAATGGGTACTTTATAGTGATACGAAAATAATTAATGGTGTAAAGTGCCAAATGGCAGCAACCAATAAATATGGCAGGAGATGGATTGCCTATTTTTCTACCGGACATGCGATACCGATCGGACCATACAAATTTACTGGGTTACCCGGTTTGATATTTGAAATTTATGATACAAAAAATGATTATCATTTTACGTTAATAAAACTCGAAGAATATCCCAACAAATTTGAATTTAATCTGGGAGGGTATAAGAAATTTAATAAAAAAGATTTTTTAAAAGCATCTTATAATTTAGAATTTACATATGCTGGTTTTCCAATGGATGCTGATATGAGAAAAGAAGCTGAAGACATAATGACAGCGAAGAGGAAACGGTATAATAATCCGCTAGAATTAAAGCCCTTCGAATGA
- a CDS encoding type II toxin-antitoxin system RelE/ParE family toxin produces MFKIKWTPEAETLYFETIEYWINHNKSNNYSLKIIAEVERKEKLISANPFIGALIFGTKEQIRRVLILENFSIYYRIKETTVEILSFWANKKDRRF; encoded by the coding sequence ATGTTCAAAATAAAATGGACTCCAGAAGCAGAGACATTATATTTTGAAACAATAGAATATTGGATTAATCATAATAAGTCTAATAATTATTCTTTAAAAATAATTGCAGAAGTAGAAAGAAAAGAGAAATTAATCTCTGCTAATCCTTTTATTGGCGCATTAATTTTTGGAACAAAAGAACAGATAAGAAGAGTCCTGATTTTAGAAAACTTTTCTATTTATTACAGGATAAAAGAAACAACTGTTGAGATTTTATCTTTTTGGGCAAATAAAAAAGATAGGCGATTTTAA
- a CDS encoding FeoA family protein: protein MKDIQLHTLSSFPKNKIGKIVDYDNDNLNMPTKIIEMGLLPETLFKILYQAPFNGPLYVEFGDEKSRIALRKEEGDFIIVEDLINAGK, encoded by the coding sequence TTGAAGGATATTCAATTACATACATTAAGCAGCTTTCCCAAAAATAAAATTGGGAAAATAGTAGACTATGATAATGATAATCTGAATATGCCGACGAAAATTATAGAAATGGGGCTTCTTCCTGAAACTCTGTTTAAAATCCTTTACCAGGCACCGTTCAACGGACCGCTTTATGTGGAGTTTGGCGATGAAAAAAGCCGTATTGCACTACGTAAAGAAGAAGGAGATTTTATCATTGTAGAAGATTTGATTAATGCAGGAAAATAA
- the feoB gene encoding ferrous iron transport protein B, with amino-acid sequence MQENNKKQILLVGNPNVGKSTVFNALSNKKQKTGNYAGVTVSSHSGNYSYKNEEVEIVDLPGSYSIYPSSEDEAIFSKFLIDGQKNYSGVVYILEALSIKRGLLLFQQIQDLGIPMILVLNQIDQAERRGIHIDIEKLSKALNIKVIQTNAKEQIGIEAIKEAVFANDFVTSEKASFEIPAEHKNLLDKNAENDYQAWVNVTLEKKSDSASKNIVPKRLQVKETVRRYQNVDKILADVITKKAQFKELLTEKLDKVLVHKFWGYIVFMFILLIIFQCVYFLAEYPMNWIDEAFAWLSQFAGEHLPEGPINSLVSQGIVPGLGGIIIFAPQIGILLYFLYLLEDSGYMARVVFLMDRLLRPFGLNGKSIVPLVSGTACAIPAVISTRNIENLKERLLTILVTPFMTCSARLPVYSIIIGLIISDKTIFGVQYKALVLLGMYILGFFVALLSAAILKNFIKEDNKTYLVMDLPTYKKPLFGYDFKLVLGKVWDFITGAGKIIFIVSIIIWVLSYFGPKQNPDEVVATDVHLDHSYLAKMGKAIEPAIAPLGYDWKMGVGILTSFVAREVFVGTMSTLYSLDDDAPEGKVIDKMRHDVKPNGEKVFNFATGVSVLLFYAFAMQCVSTLAVVYRETKSWKWTGFQVVMMTGLAYFVSLIAYQILK; translated from the coding sequence ATGCAGGAAAATAACAAAAAACAGATACTTTTAGTAGGAAACCCGAATGTAGGAAAATCAACCGTTTTTAATGCCTTATCAAACAAAAAGCAGAAAACCGGAAATTATGCGGGCGTTACCGTATCAAGCCATTCAGGTAATTATTCTTACAAAAACGAAGAAGTGGAGATTGTAGATCTTCCCGGATCTTACAGTATTTATCCGAGCTCAGAAGATGAGGCAATTTTCTCTAAATTTCTTATTGATGGGCAAAAAAATTATTCCGGAGTGGTTTATATTCTGGAAGCATTAAGCATTAAAAGAGGGCTTTTGTTATTCCAGCAGATTCAGGATTTGGGAATTCCAATGATTTTGGTGTTAAATCAAATCGATCAGGCAGAAAGAAGAGGAATTCACATTGATATTGAAAAACTTTCTAAAGCATTAAATATCAAAGTTATTCAGACGAATGCAAAAGAACAGATAGGAATAGAAGCCATTAAAGAAGCTGTTTTTGCCAATGATTTTGTTACATCTGAAAAGGCAAGCTTTGAAATTCCTGCCGAACATAAAAACCTTCTTGATAAAAATGCAGAGAATGATTACCAGGCCTGGGTAAATGTTACGCTTGAAAAAAAATCAGATTCAGCATCAAAAAATATAGTTCCGAAAAGATTACAGGTTAAGGAAACGGTAAGACGTTATCAGAATGTTGATAAGATTTTGGCGGATGTTATTACTAAAAAAGCTCAGTTTAAAGAACTTTTAACAGAGAAATTAGATAAAGTTCTTGTTCATAAATTTTGGGGATATATTGTTTTCATGTTTATCCTTTTAATAATTTTTCAGTGTGTTTACTTTTTGGCGGAATATCCGATGAACTGGATCGACGAAGCTTTCGCTTGGCTTTCTCAGTTTGCAGGAGAACATCTTCCGGAGGGGCCAATCAATTCATTGGTTTCTCAGGGAATTGTTCCTGGTTTAGGCGGAATTATAATCTTTGCACCACAGATTGGGATTCTTTTGTATTTTCTCTATTTACTGGAAGATTCGGGATATATGGCAAGAGTTGTTTTCCTGATGGATAGGCTTTTAAGACCATTTGGTTTAAATGGAAAAAGTATTGTTCCTTTAGTTTCGGGAACAGCTTGTGCAATTCCGGCGGTAATTTCAACCAGAAATATCGAAAATTTAAAGGAAAGGTTGCTCACGATATTGGTTACACCTTTTATGACGTGTTCTGCAAGACTTCCGGTTTACAGCATTATTATTGGTTTGATTATCTCCGATAAAACTATTTTTGGAGTTCAATATAAAGCCTTGGTGCTTTTAGGCATGTATATTTTAGGTTTTTTTGTTGCTTTATTATCGGCAGCGATTCTTAAAAATTTCATTAAAGAAGATAATAAAACGTATCTTGTGATGGATTTGCCTACTTATAAAAAGCCACTTTTCGGGTACGATTTTAAATTGGTGTTAGGAAAAGTATGGGACTTCATTACCGGAGCTGGAAAGATTATCTTCATTGTAAGTATCATTATTTGGGTGTTAAGCTATTTTGGGCCAAAACAAAACCCGGATGAGGTTGTTGCAACGGATGTTCATTTAGATCATTCTTATCTGGCTAAAATGGGTAAAGCAATTGAGCCAGCCATTGCGCCGCTCGGTTACGATTGGAAAATGGGTGTGGGGATTCTCACGAGTTTCGTTGCCAGAGAAGTTTTTGTGGGAACAATGTCTACTTTATACAGTTTGGATGACGATGCTCCGGAAGGGAAAGTAATCGATAAAATGAGACACGATGTAAAACCGAATGGCGAAAAAGTATTCAACTTTGCGACAGGAGTTTCGGTGTTGTTGTTTTATGCATTTGCAATGCAGTGTGTTTCTACACTTGCAGTAGTCTATAGAGAAACCAAAAGTTGGAAATGGACTGGCTTTCAGGTAGTAATGATGACAGGTTTGGCATATTTTGTGTCGTTGATAGCTTACCAAATATTAAAGTAA
- a CDS encoding FkbM family methyltransferase — MRKKLYSNLKNFLPYYNEYGFKEGYKLYKKLSSSNLDNIFLYGIKHPIHLRKNEQSDLEVFKQIFIEKQYHPYHYKNPKIIIDAGGNVGLFTVLMKNKFPDAEFITIEPDSDNFRMAKKNLENYPDIQLLNKGVWSSDVKLKIIDENASKWGIQVVEDNENGTIEAISINTILKENNFDRIDVLKMDIEGSEKEVFSKNYEDWLPKVKILVIELHDSMQKDTTRIFFDTLNKTWPQYRLFVSGENLVIENLSI, encoded by the coding sequence ATGAGAAAAAAATTATATTCAAACCTTAAAAATTTTTTACCGTATTACAATGAATACGGATTCAAAGAAGGATATAAACTATACAAAAAACTATCATCTTCAAACTTAGATAATATCTTTCTTTACGGAATAAAACATCCTATACATCTCAGAAAAAATGAACAATCTGATCTGGAAGTTTTTAAACAGATTTTTATAGAAAAACAATATCACCCGTATCATTACAAAAACCCTAAAATTATTATTGATGCAGGAGGTAATGTGGGGCTTTTTACAGTCTTAATGAAAAACAAATTTCCGGATGCTGAATTTATCACTATTGAGCCCGATTCTGATAATTTTAGGATGGCAAAAAAGAATCTTGAAAATTATCCTGACATACAGTTACTCAATAAAGGTGTTTGGAGTAGTGACGTTAAATTAAAAATTATCGATGAAAACGCCTCAAAGTGGGGAATTCAGGTCGTGGAAGACAATGAAAACGGGACTATAGAAGCAATTAGTATTAATACAATTCTCAAGGAAAACAATTTTGATAGAATTGATGTATTAAAAATGGATATAGAAGGCAGCGAAAAAGAAGTCTTTTCTAAAAACTATGAAGATTGGTTGCCTAAAGTAAAAATACTCGTTATCGAGCTGCACGACTCGATGCAGAAAGACACCACAAGAATATTTTTTGACACCTTAAATAAAACATGGCCACAATATCGTCTTTTTGTAAGCGGTGAAAATTTGGTGATAGAAAATCTTTCTATTTAA